Proteins from a single region of Nocardiopsis dassonvillei subsp. dassonvillei DSM 43111:
- a CDS encoding heavy metal translocating P-type ATPase produces the protein MSDLCCGGDGAPEPRRGRPTPNLTPAPASRAPASVTCSCCSGGDARGRPRPVTADSASDGGHAGAGETADADGCGDPTCGAGAPEPEENPGAWWNSATVRWAGLAGVLWLSGLVGEWLAPVPVLATVLFAGAIAAGGWTFVPGTLRALVRGRLGVGTLMTVAMAGAVLLGEVGEAAMLAFLFSLAEALEDHAVARTRHGLRALLDLVPPRATVLREGRETTVDPAELDVGDLLLVRPGERIATDGVVRAGRSTVDTSTVTGESVPVEAVEGTGVFAGTVNGGGALEVEASARVADNSLSRVVHIVEREQARRGAAQRLAARIARPLVPGILVAAALIAVAGSLFGDPGVWVERALVVLVAASPCAFAIAVPVTVVAAIGSASRSGVLVKGGAALESFGTVRVVALDKTGTLTRNAPAVVAVAPAHGRTREEVLALAAALEARSEHPLAAAILASHPDPAPARDVAAVAGNGLTGTSADGTPLRLGRPGYIDPGPLAPEVARLQEQGATTVLVEADGRLVGAVAIRDELRGEAAEAVAALHRMGVRTVMLTGDNERTARALAARVGIDEVHADLRPEDKSALVSALRRHGPVAMVGDGVNDAPALATADTGVAMGAMGTDVAIETADVALMGEDLRALPRALAHARRARRIMLQSLLLSGAILLVLIPLSAFGVLGLAAVILTHELAEVLVIANGVRAGRRAPVTVSPSASSDADAARTPEHT, from the coding sequence GTGTCCGACCTGTGCTGCGGCGGCGACGGGGCGCCCGAGCCCCGCCGGGGCCGCCCGACGCCGAACCTGACACCCGCGCCCGCGTCCCGGGCCCCCGCCTCGGTCACCTGCTCCTGCTGCTCGGGCGGCGACGCCCGCGGGCGCCCCCGCCCGGTCACCGCCGACAGTGCCTCCGACGGCGGTCACGCCGGTGCCGGTGAGACTGCCGACGCCGACGGCTGCGGCGACCCCACCTGCGGCGCCGGCGCCCCGGAACCGGAGGAGAACCCGGGCGCGTGGTGGAACTCGGCCACCGTCCGGTGGGCGGGCCTGGCCGGTGTCCTGTGGCTGTCCGGACTGGTCGGCGAGTGGCTCGCGCCGGTGCCGGTCCTGGCGACCGTGCTGTTCGCGGGGGCGATCGCGGCGGGCGGGTGGACCTTCGTCCCCGGCACCCTGCGCGCCCTGGTCCGTGGAAGGCTGGGTGTGGGCACGCTGATGACCGTGGCCATGGCCGGAGCCGTCCTGCTCGGCGAGGTGGGCGAGGCCGCGATGCTCGCCTTCCTGTTCTCCCTGGCCGAGGCCCTGGAGGACCACGCCGTGGCCCGCACCCGCCACGGCCTGCGCGCCCTGCTCGACCTGGTCCCGCCCCGGGCCACCGTGCTGCGCGAGGGCCGCGAGACCACCGTGGACCCCGCCGAACTCGACGTCGGGGACCTGCTCCTGGTCCGGCCCGGCGAGCGCATCGCCACCGACGGCGTCGTCCGCGCGGGCCGCTCCACCGTGGACACTTCCACCGTCACCGGTGAGTCCGTCCCCGTCGAGGCCGTCGAGGGGACCGGGGTGTTCGCCGGGACCGTCAACGGCGGCGGCGCCCTGGAGGTCGAGGCCAGCGCCCGGGTGGCCGACAACTCCCTGTCCCGCGTCGTGCACATCGTCGAACGCGAGCAGGCGCGCAGGGGCGCCGCCCAGCGCCTGGCCGCCCGGATCGCCCGACCCCTGGTGCCCGGCATCCTCGTCGCCGCGGCCCTGATCGCCGTCGCCGGTTCCCTGTTCGGCGACCCGGGGGTGTGGGTCGAGCGCGCCCTGGTGGTGCTGGTGGCCGCCTCCCCGTGCGCCTTCGCCATCGCCGTCCCCGTCACCGTGGTCGCCGCGATCGGCTCGGCGAGCCGGTCGGGCGTGCTGGTCAAGGGCGGGGCCGCCCTGGAGTCCTTCGGAACGGTGCGCGTGGTCGCCCTGGACAAGACCGGCACCCTCACCCGCAACGCGCCCGCCGTGGTGGCCGTCGCACCCGCGCACGGGCGCACCCGCGAGGAGGTCCTGGCCCTGGCCGCCGCGCTGGAGGCGCGCAGCGAACACCCGCTGGCCGCCGCGATCCTGGCCTCCCACCCCGACCCCGCACCCGCCCGGGACGTGGCGGCGGTGGCCGGAAACGGCCTGACCGGCACCTCGGCCGACGGCACGCCCCTGCGGCTCGGCCGGCCCGGCTACATCGACCCCGGGCCGCTGGCGCCGGAGGTGGCCCGACTCCAGGAACAGGGCGCCACCACCGTCCTGGTCGAGGCCGACGGCCGCCTGGTCGGCGCCGTCGCGATCCGCGACGAGCTGCGCGGCGAGGCCGCCGAGGCGGTCGCCGCCCTGCACCGCATGGGCGTGCGCACCGTGATGCTCACCGGCGACAACGAGCGCACCGCCCGCGCCCTGGCGGCGCGGGTCGGCATTGACGAGGTCCACGCCGACCTGCGTCCCGAGGACAAGTCGGCCCTGGTCAGCGCTCTGCGCCGCCACGGGCCGGTGGCGATGGTCGGCGACGGCGTCAACGACGCCCCCGCCCTGGCCACCGCCGACACCGGGGTGGCCATGGGCGCGATGGGCACTGACGTCGCGATCGAGACCGCCGACGTCGCCCTCATGGGCGAGGACCTGCGGGCGCTGCCCCGGGCCCTGGCCCACGCCCGCCGGGCCCGGCGGATCATGCTCCAGAGCCTGCTGTTGTCGGGGGCGATCCTGCTGGTCCTCATCCCGCTGTCGGCGTTCGGGGTGCTGGGTCTGGCGGCGGTCATCCTCACCCACGAGCTGGCCGAGGTCCTGGTCATCGCCAACGGAGTGCGCGCCGGGCGCCGCGCTCCGGTCACTGTCTCCCCTTCCGCCTCCTCGGACGCGGACGCCGCGCGGACACCGGAGCACACGTGA
- a CDS encoding UDP-N-acetylmuramoyl-tripeptide--D-alanyl-D-alanine ligase, producing the protein MQPLSLAQIATATGGRVTDADPATQVTGVAFDSREAIPGDLFVALPGQGRDGHDFAPSAVEAGAVAVLAARPLGLPAVVVEDPLAALGAWARAHVEALADLDVIAVTGSSGKTSTKDLIAQVLDRAGATVFTQGSFNNEIGLPLTALEATADTRHLVVEMGARGQGHIAYLTGITPPRIGAVLNVGTAHAGEFGGPDMTARAKGELVEALPAAAEGGVAVLNADDPRVAAMSARTKAEVVTFGVERAADVYATGVALDGRGRASFTLHTPAGQAPVRLQVVGEHQVPNALAAAAVAGAAGMDVEQIGGALTAAVPVSEGRMRVTERPDGVTVVDDAYNANTDSTSAALRALAHLGRESGGRTIALLGEMRELGDGSEREHRRVGALAASLGVDVLVAVGRAEAHALADEYGPGGQVVADRDAAGEWLERYGLRAGDVVLVKGANALKLGELADALAAR; encoded by the coding sequence GTGCAGCCCTTGTCCCTCGCCCAGATCGCTACCGCCACCGGCGGCCGGGTCACCGACGCCGATCCCGCGACCCAGGTGACCGGGGTCGCCTTCGACTCCCGCGAGGCGATCCCCGGTGACCTGTTCGTCGCACTGCCCGGACAGGGCCGCGACGGACACGACTTCGCCCCGTCCGCCGTCGAGGCCGGGGCGGTCGCGGTGCTCGCCGCCCGCCCGCTCGGCCTGCCCGCCGTGGTGGTCGAGGACCCCCTCGCCGCGCTGGGCGCCTGGGCCCGCGCCCACGTCGAGGCGCTGGCGGACCTGGACGTGATCGCGGTGACCGGTTCCTCCGGCAAGACCTCCACCAAGGACCTCATCGCCCAGGTCCTCGACCGCGCCGGAGCCACCGTCTTCACGCAGGGGTCGTTCAACAACGAGATCGGCCTCCCGCTCACCGCCCTGGAGGCCACCGCCGACACTCGCCACCTGGTGGTGGAGATGGGCGCACGCGGGCAGGGGCACATCGCCTACCTCACCGGTATCACCCCGCCCCGGATCGGGGCGGTGCTCAACGTCGGCACCGCGCACGCCGGGGAGTTCGGCGGCCCGGACATGACCGCGAGGGCCAAGGGCGAACTGGTCGAGGCGCTGCCCGCCGCGGCCGAGGGCGGCGTGGCCGTGCTCAACGCCGACGATCCGCGGGTGGCCGCGATGTCCGCGCGCACGAAGGCCGAGGTGGTCACCTTCGGGGTGGAGCGCGCCGCGGACGTGTACGCCACCGGCGTCGCCCTCGACGGGCGGGGCAGGGCCTCGTTCACCCTGCACACCCCGGCCGGGCAGGCCCCGGTCCGCCTTCAGGTGGTGGGGGAGCACCAGGTGCCCAACGCGCTCGCCGCCGCCGCGGTGGCCGGGGCGGCGGGGATGGACGTCGAACAGATCGGCGGGGCCCTCACCGCGGCGGTGCCGGTGTCGGAGGGGCGGATGCGCGTCACCGAACGCCCCGACGGGGTGACGGTGGTCGACGACGCCTACAACGCCAACACCGACTCCACGAGCGCGGCGCTGCGCGCGCTGGCGCACCTGGGCCGTGAGAGCGGCGGACGCACGATCGCCCTGCTGGGGGAGATGCGCGAACTCGGGGACGGCTCGGAGCGGGAGCACCGCAGGGTCGGCGCGCTCGCCGCGTCGCTGGGCGTCGACGTGCTGGTCGCGGTGGGCCGGGCGGAGGCGCACGCGCTCGCGGACGAGTACGGGCCCGGCGGTCAGGTGGTCGCGGACAGGGACGCGGCCGGGGAGTGGCTGGAACGGTACGGCCTCCGGGCCGGGGACGTGGTGCTCGTCAAGGGCGCCAACGCCCTGAAACTGGGGGAACTCGCGGACGCGCTCGCGGCCCGGTAG
- a CDS encoding DapH/DapD/GlmU-related protein: MTDDRFMLIHDPELQARGERVLGAEFRAMSERVLRATELTSRLNVLPFDDEEGKAALFEQILGRPLPARVTIYPPFYTDHGLRLELAERVFVNQGCTFLDYAGIRLGEGVMVGPKATFITVGHPVDPGERRRFLSGAPIDVAENVWIGAGATILPGVSIGRDAVVAAGTVVADDVPAASLVAGPKGTVRRRW; the protein is encoded by the coding sequence ATGACCGACGACCGCTTCATGCTGATCCACGACCCCGAACTCCAGGCCAGGGGCGAACGCGTCCTGGGCGCCGAGTTCCGGGCGATGAGCGAGAGGGTGCTGCGGGCCACGGAGCTGACCTCCCGCCTCAACGTCCTCCCGTTCGACGACGAGGAGGGGAAGGCGGCGCTGTTCGAGCAGATCCTGGGCCGCCCCCTCCCGGCACGGGTGACGATCTATCCGCCCTTTTACACCGACCACGGCCTGCGCCTGGAGTTGGCCGAGCGCGTCTTCGTCAACCAGGGCTGCACGTTCCTCGACTACGCGGGCATTCGCCTGGGCGAGGGCGTGATGGTCGGCCCGAAGGCCACGTTCATCACGGTCGGCCACCCGGTGGACCCCGGCGAGCGGCGCCGGTTCCTCAGCGGTGCGCCCATCGACGTGGCGGAGAACGTGTGGATCGGCGCCGGTGCGACGATCCTGCCCGGCGTCAGCATCGGCCGCGACGCCGTGGTCGCGGCCGGGACGGTCGTGGCCGACGACGTTCCGGCCGCGAGCCTGGTGGCCGGGCCCAAGGGCACGGTGCGCCGACGCTGGTAG
- a CDS encoding pyridoxamine 5'-phosphate oxidase family protein, producing the protein MDEDEFTRFWAQRRLCMLASPRPDGSIHQVPVGATYDAEARLVRVISSGSSYKARNLAAHPGARVSVSQVEGRAWCTVEGSATVSDDPERVAEAVRRYGERYKTPRENPNRVVIEIAVERFLGNVRPG; encoded by the coding sequence ATGGACGAGGACGAATTCACGCGGTTCTGGGCGCAGCGGCGACTGTGCATGCTGGCGTCGCCGCGCCCGGACGGGTCCATCCACCAGGTCCCGGTGGGGGCGACCTACGACGCCGAGGCGCGCCTGGTACGGGTGATCTCCTCGGGCAGCAGCTACAAGGCGCGCAACCTCGCGGCCCACCCCGGCGCCAGGGTGTCGGTGTCGCAGGTGGAGGGGCGCGCGTGGTGCACGGTGGAGGGCTCCGCGACGGTCTCCGACGACCCCGAGCGGGTGGCGGAGGCGGTGCGCCGCTACGGCGAGCGCTACAAGACGCCGCGGGAGAACCCGAACCGAGTGGTCATCGAGATCGCCGTGGAACGGTTCCTGGGCAACGTGCGTCCGGGCTGA
- a CDS encoding tetratricopeptide repeat protein: protein MTRTRWVRAGAAATLFLGAAAVLLWLVGGPDPLRARAAAGVGAAAVLTLAVTALARTGRAVPRPTAPATGEDAANTLTGRVSGGTVIQGRTLTVHQPRHHTVIDTQIVHAPTAGPDWPVVVGVLPNEADHFQERDLTGRMDHAARGRPGAVPGLVLTGMGGAGKTQLAAHHARALLAKERVDLVVWVPAAERSAITQTYADAARRVVSGHVDEDPERASHQFLAWLQTTDRRWLVVLDNLDVPRHASGLWPPNATPAAHAPGPQGRLVVTTRRTDTALAGRGRTFVGVGTYAPPESLAYLATALRDLPRVPGGAELRALADELGHLPLALSHAAAYVRDRRDGMTCDSYRALLRDRRRTLARVFPEGESLPDDGSRTVAATWAVSVEHADTLAPEGLARPMMRLVSVLDPTGIPAAVLTSEPVLDHLHRARPDGPRPTAQDADDALSALARLHLVTRTGFGHDAVVGAHRLVQRATRDHPATAVDRDTVHTAAEALLSVWPVRVHASPLGQRLRANAAALDEHGGEWLWGDGAHRVLFALGSSFGRSGALSQATARFESLVEAADLRLGPRHPDSLAARHELVLWRGMAGEATDAARGFRDLAEDMTRALGADHPQTLVTRVQAARWRGRAGDSRGACEALEDLLPGLLRRLGPDHPEALAARGHLASLKGRAGDARAAFETYRSLIGDHRRVLGPDHPSTMVIRGQTARWRGRAGDVDGAIAGFEALLPDQLRLLGPGHPDTLSTRGQIAAWRGVRGDHAGALDGLGELLTDQVRYLGADHPHVLTTRHSLARFRGEAGDPVRAAEAMEALLPDQLRILGPDHPRTREIRADLELWHRRARAGGGG, encoded by the coding sequence ATGACACGTACGCGGTGGGTCCGGGCGGGTGCCGCGGCGACCCTGTTCCTGGGCGCGGCGGCCGTCCTCCTGTGGCTCGTCGGCGGCCCCGACCCGCTCCGGGCACGGGCCGCCGCCGGTGTCGGCGCCGCCGCCGTGCTGACGCTCGCCGTGACCGCGCTCGCCCGGACGGGGCGGGCCGTGCCGCGCCCGACGGCACCGGCGACCGGCGAGGACGCGGCCAACACCCTCACCGGGCGCGTGAGCGGCGGCACCGTGATCCAGGGGCGCACCCTCACCGTGCACCAGCCGAGGCACCACACGGTCATCGACACGCAGATCGTCCACGCGCCGACCGCCGGGCCCGACTGGCCCGTCGTCGTCGGGGTCCTGCCCAACGAGGCCGACCACTTCCAGGAACGGGACCTGACCGGTCGGATGGACCACGCGGCCCGGGGCCGCCCCGGGGCCGTGCCGGGCCTGGTCCTGACGGGGATGGGCGGGGCGGGCAAGACCCAGCTGGCCGCCCACCACGCCCGCGCCCTCCTGGCGAAGGAGCGGGTCGACCTGGTGGTGTGGGTACCCGCGGCCGAGCGGTCCGCCATCACGCAGACCTACGCCGACGCCGCCCGCCGGGTCGTCTCCGGCCACGTGGACGAGGACCCCGAACGGGCGTCCCACCAGTTCCTCGCCTGGCTCCAGACCACCGACCGGCGCTGGCTGGTCGTGCTGGACAACCTCGACGTCCCCCGGCACGCGAGCGGCCTGTGGCCGCCCAACGCCACCCCCGCCGCCCACGCACCGGGGCCGCAGGGCCGCCTCGTGGTCACCACCCGCCGCACCGACACCGCACTGGCCGGTCGGGGCCGCACGTTCGTCGGCGTCGGCACCTACGCGCCGCCGGAGTCCCTCGCCTACCTGGCCACCGCGCTCCGCGACCTGCCCCGGGTACCCGGCGGAGCGGAGCTGAGGGCCCTGGCCGACGAACTGGGCCACCTGCCGCTCGCCCTGTCCCACGCCGCCGCCTACGTCCGCGACCGCAGGGACGGCATGACCTGCGACTCCTACCGCGCCCTGCTCCGGGACCGGCGGCGCACCCTGGCGAGGGTGTTCCCGGAGGGGGAGAGCCTGCCCGACGACGGATCCCGGACGGTGGCCGCCACCTGGGCGGTCTCCGTCGAGCACGCCGACACCCTGGCCCCCGAAGGGCTGGCGCGGCCGATGATGCGGCTGGTCAGCGTGCTGGACCCCACCGGCATCCCCGCCGCGGTCCTGACCTCGGAGCCCGTTCTGGACCACCTCCACCGCGCACGCCCCGACGGCCCGCGGCCCACCGCCCAGGACGCCGACGACGCCCTGTCCGCGCTGGCCAGACTGCACCTGGTCACCCGCACGGGGTTCGGACACGACGCCGTGGTGGGCGCGCACCGCCTCGTGCAGCGCGCCACCCGGGACCACCCCGCGACCGCCGTCGACCGCGACACCGTGCACACGGCCGCCGAGGCGCTCCTGTCGGTCTGGCCCGTGCGCGTGCACGCCAGCCCCCTGGGACAGCGGCTGCGCGCCAACGCCGCCGCGCTGGACGAGCACGGCGGCGAGTGGCTGTGGGGGGACGGCGCGCACCGGGTGCTGTTCGCGCTCGGGAGCAGCTTCGGCCGTTCCGGCGCGCTCTCCCAGGCCACGGCCCGGTTCGAGTCCCTGGTGGAGGCCGCCGACCTCCGGCTGGGCCCCCGGCACCCGGACTCGCTGGCGGCCCGCCACGAACTCGTCCTGTGGCGCGGCATGGCGGGCGAGGCCACCGACGCCGCCCGGGGCTTCCGGGACCTGGCCGAGGACATGACGCGGGCCCTGGGCGCGGACCACCCCCAGACCCTGGTCACCCGGGTCCAGGCGGCGCGGTGGCGCGGACGGGCGGGTGACTCCCGAGGCGCGTGCGAGGCGCTGGAGGACCTTCTGCCGGGCCTGCTGCGCCGCCTGGGCCCCGACCACCCCGAGGCGCTCGCCGCGCGCGGCCACCTGGCCTCCCTGAAGGGTCGGGCGGGGGACGCCCGGGCCGCCTTCGAGACCTACCGGTCGCTGATCGGGGACCACCGGCGCGTGCTGGGCCCCGACCACCCGAGCACCATGGTCATCCGCGGCCAGACCGCCCGGTGGCGGGGGAGGGCGGGTGACGTCGACGGGGCCATCGCGGGCTTCGAGGCACTGCTCCCCGACCAGCTGCGCCTCCTGGGGCCCGGCCACCCCGACACCCTCAGCACCCGCGGCCAGATCGCCGCCTGGCGGGGCGTCCGAGGAGACCACGCGGGCGCGCTGGACGGGCTCGGCGAACTCCTGACGGACCAGGTCCGTTATCTGGGCGCCGACCACCCCCACGTCCTCACCACCCGCCACAGCCTGGCCCGTTTCCGCGGTGAGGCGGGCGATCCCGTGCGGGCGGCCGAGGCGATGGAGGCCCTTCTGCCCGACCAGCTGCGGATCCTGGGGCCCGACCACCCCAGGACCCGGGAGATCAGGGCCGACCTGGAGCTGTGGCACCGGAGGGCGCGGGCCGGCGGGGGAGGGTGA
- a CDS encoding tartrate dehydrogenase, with product MAQTRHFRIAAIPGDGVGSEVVDAGRQVLDALASASHGTLGFTWQEFPWGSDFYARTGKMIDDDGPERLREFDALYFGAVGWPTVPDHVSLWGLRLRLCQGFDQWANVRPVHFLPGVTSPLRKADTTELDWVVVRENSEGEYGGFGGRNFSARGRGGEVAVQSAVFTETGCERIIRFAFDLARTRSRRKVSSVTKSNAQQYGMVLWDEVFERVAADYPDVETESVLVDAMSAKFVLRPEELSVVVASNLNADILSDLGSALAGSLGLAASANLNPERRYPSMFEPVHGSAPDIAGRGVCNPIGAVGSAALMLEHFGLDEEAARVQRAIRATCAQGVLTADVGGGASTKDVTSALIDNLAD from the coding sequence ATGGCCCAGACCCGCCACTTCCGCATCGCCGCCATCCCCGGTGACGGCGTCGGGAGCGAGGTGGTCGACGCGGGCCGCCAGGTGCTCGACGCCCTGGCCTCGGCCTCGCACGGCACCCTCGGCTTCACCTGGCAGGAGTTCCCGTGGGGCTCGGACTTCTACGCCCGCACCGGCAAGATGATCGACGACGACGGCCCCGAACGGCTCAGGGAGTTCGACGCGCTCTACTTCGGCGCCGTGGGCTGGCCCACCGTCCCCGACCACGTCAGCCTGTGGGGCCTGCGGCTGCGTCTGTGCCAGGGCTTCGACCAGTGGGCCAACGTCCGGCCCGTCCACTTCCTGCCCGGCGTCACCAGCCCCCTGCGCAAGGCCGACACCACCGAACTGGACTGGGTCGTGGTCCGCGAGAACTCCGAGGGCGAGTACGGCGGGTTCGGCGGCCGCAACTTCTCCGCCCGCGGCCGGGGCGGCGAGGTGGCCGTGCAGTCGGCGGTCTTCACCGAGACCGGCTGCGAGCGCATCATCCGCTTCGCCTTCGACCTGGCCCGCACCCGCAGCCGGCGCAAGGTGTCGTCGGTGACCAAGAGCAACGCCCAGCAGTACGGCATGGTGCTGTGGGACGAGGTGTTCGAACGCGTGGCCGCCGACTACCCCGACGTGGAGACCGAGAGCGTGCTGGTCGACGCCATGTCCGCCAAGTTCGTCCTGCGCCCGGAGGAGCTGTCGGTGGTGGTGGCCTCCAACCTCAACGCCGACATCCTCTCCGACCTCGGCAGCGCCCTGGCCGGGAGCCTGGGCCTGGCCGCCAGCGCCAACCTCAACCCCGAGCGCCGCTACCCCAGCATGTTCGAACCGGTGCACGGGTCGGCCCCCGACATCGCCGGAAGGGGCGTGTGCAACCCGATCGGCGCCGTCGGCAGCGCCGCCCTCATGCTGGAGCACTTCGGCCTGGACGAGGAGGCCGCGCGGGTGCAGCGGGCCATCCGGGCGACGTGCGCCCAGGGCGTGCTGACCGCGGACGTGGGCGGCGGCGCCTCCACCAAGGACGTCACCTCGGCGCTGATCGACAACCTCGCCGACTGA